The Pseudomonas sp. DG56-2 genome contains a region encoding:
- a CDS encoding metalloregulator ArsR/SmtB family transcription factor → MNLPASSIRLEQNDELAALCKASGDPLRLNVLRALASDSFGVLELAQIFAIGQSGISHHLKVLAQAGLVATRREGNAIFYRRALPDGMRLGGKLHAALLEEVDALSLAQDVQDRIGQVQQRRAVTSQDFFLRTEEKFRAQQDLIAGLPQYRESLLALIDKLSFDHDASALEVGPGDGEFLPELARRFTRVTALDNSPTMLELARQVCHREGLVNVNLQLADALSATDVEADCVVLNMVLHHFSAPAEALRQLANRVKAGGSLLITELCSHDQSWAREACGDIWLGFEQDDLARWASAAGLAPGDSLYVGLRNGFQIQVRHFQRPTGDTQHR, encoded by the coding sequence ATGAACCTTCCTGCGTCGTCGATCCGCCTCGAGCAAAATGACGAACTGGCTGCCTTGTGCAAAGCCAGCGGCGATCCGCTGCGCCTCAATGTACTGCGGGCATTGGCCAGCGATTCCTTCGGCGTACTGGAATTGGCGCAGATATTCGCCATTGGCCAGTCCGGCATCAGCCACCACCTCAAGGTCCTGGCCCAGGCCGGACTGGTAGCGACCCGGCGCGAAGGCAACGCAATTTTCTACCGACGCGCCCTGCCCGATGGGATGCGCCTTGGCGGCAAGCTGCATGCGGCGCTGCTCGAAGAGGTCGATGCGCTGAGCCTGGCGCAAGACGTGCAGGATCGCATCGGTCAGGTCCAGCAACGCCGGGCCGTGACCAGCCAGGATTTCTTCCTGCGCACAGAAGAAAAATTTCGTGCTCAGCAAGACCTGATCGCCGGACTGCCGCAATATCGCGAAAGCCTATTGGCATTGATCGACAAACTAAGCTTTGACCATGACGCCAGCGCACTAGAAGTGGGCCCTGGCGATGGTGAATTTCTGCCCGAGCTGGCCCGACGCTTCACTCGGGTCACCGCACTGGACAACAGCCCGACCATGCTCGAGCTGGCGCGCCAGGTCTGTCATCGCGAAGGCCTGGTCAATGTGAACCTGCAGTTGGCCGATGCACTCAGTGCAACGGATGTGGAAGCCGACTGCGTAGTGCTGAACATGGTCCTGCACCATTTCAGCGCCCCGGCCGAAGCCCTGCGGCAGTTGGCCAACCGTGTGAAGGCAGGCGGTAGCCTGTTGATAACAGAGTTGTGCAGCCACGACCAAAGCTGGGCCAGAGAGGCCTGTGGCGATATCTGGCTAGGCTTTGAGCAGGACGACCTGGCCCGTTGGGCCAGCGCAGCGGGACTGGCTCCCGGGGACAGCCTATATGTGGGCTTACGTAATGGTTTCCAGATTCAGGTCCGCCACTTTCAGCGACCGACTGGCGACACTCAACATCGGTAA
- the ligB gene encoding NAD-dependent DNA ligase LigB, with protein sequence MPKLLAVLFALYLSTTQAQECPTWTSERARIEVTQLRESLTRWDEHYHRLGISLVADEIYDQSREHLKYLQGCFSLHGVDNPLASARGPIDHPIAHTGVAKLIDDQAVARWMNGKQDIWIQPKVDGVAVTLIYQQGQLVQLLSRGDGRQGHDWSRHVPYLASITRTLPQPLDITLQGELYWRLDSHVQSTAGGIGARGTVAGLMARKQLTDDLGAGVGLFVWDWPEGPATQLERLAKLAELGFADSQRYSVAIASQEEAAHWRRQWYQSALPFATDGVVLRQDSRPPAQRWQAKAPHWIAAWKYPFRQALAEVRDVHFRIGRTGKITPVLQLKPITLDDRRITQVNVGSLARWQSADIRPGDQVAISLAGLTIPRLEQVVHRTVQRVPVLSPASEQFHPLSCWQPSHDCEEQFIARLTWLSGKHGLDMPHVGVATWRKLVEAGLVNNLADWLALTHAQLHPLPGLSTASAARLLQGVGHARARPFHQWLRALGVPATLNVELNTDWSSLTARTSSQWSAMPGIGSTRAEQLQAFFNHPQVQALAAQLVAQGIEGFHRAQ encoded by the coding sequence TTGCCCAAGCTGCTCGCTGTTCTTTTCGCGCTGTATTTATCCACAACCCAGGCGCAGGAGTGCCCAACGTGGACATCCGAGCGCGCGCGTATTGAAGTGACCCAGTTACGCGAATCCCTGACCAGATGGGATGAACACTACCATCGCTTGGGCATCTCGCTGGTGGCCGACGAAATCTATGACCAGAGCCGTGAACACCTGAAGTACCTGCAAGGTTGTTTCAGTCTGCACGGCGTCGATAATCCGCTCGCCAGCGCTCGTGGTCCGATAGACCATCCCATTGCACACACAGGCGTTGCAAAACTGATTGATGATCAAGCAGTCGCTCGCTGGATGAACGGCAAACAGGACATCTGGATTCAACCCAAGGTAGACGGCGTCGCGGTCACGCTGATCTACCAGCAGGGCCAACTGGTGCAACTGCTCAGCCGTGGCGATGGTCGCCAGGGCCATGACTGGAGCCGACATGTTCCTTACCTCGCCAGCATCACCCGAACCCTACCGCAGCCCCTCGACATCACCCTCCAAGGGGAGCTTTATTGGCGCCTCGACAGCCATGTGCAATCGACTGCTGGAGGAATCGGCGCCCGCGGTACCGTGGCCGGACTGATGGCCCGCAAACAGTTGACCGATGATCTGGGCGCCGGTGTTGGTTTATTCGTCTGGGACTGGCCCGAGGGTCCCGCGACGCAACTTGAGCGCCTGGCCAAGCTGGCCGAGTTGGGTTTTGCCGACAGCCAGCGCTACAGCGTTGCCATCGCAAGCCAGGAAGAAGCCGCCCATTGGCGCCGGCAGTGGTACCAATCGGCGCTGCCGTTTGCCACTGACGGCGTGGTCCTGCGCCAGGACAGTCGACCGCCGGCGCAACGCTGGCAAGCCAAAGCACCCCACTGGATTGCTGCCTGGAAATATCCCTTTCGCCAAGCCTTGGCTGAAGTACGTGATGTGCACTTCAGAATCGGTCGCACTGGCAAGATCACGCCAGTCCTGCAGTTAAAGCCCATCACCCTGGATGATCGGCGTATCACTCAAGTCAATGTCGGCTCGCTGGCTCGATGGCAGTCCGCAGACATCCGCCCCGGCGATCAGGTCGCAATAAGCTTGGCCGGCCTGACCATCCCTCGCTTGGAGCAAGTGGTTCATCGAACTGTTCAGCGGGTGCCAGTCTTGTCACCGGCCAGTGAGCAGTTTCACCCGTTGAGCTGCTGGCAGCCCAGCCACGACTGCGAGGAACAATTCATCGCTCGGCTTACCTGGTTAAGCGGTAAGCATGGGCTGGATATGCCGCACGTGGGCGTCGCGACATGGCGCAAACTGGTAGAGGCAGGACTGGTAAACAACCTTGCCGACTGGCTGGCCCTGACCCACGCACAATTGCATCCGCTACCGGGGCTAAGTACGGCTAGCGCAGCACGACTGCTGCAAGGGGTTGGACATGCACGCGCACGCCCTTTCCATCAATGGTTGCGCGCCTTGGGAGTACCGGCAACGCTAAACGTCGAGCTGAATACTGACTGGTCCTCACTGACCGCGAGAACTTCCAGCCAGTGGTCCGCCATGCCCGGCATCGGGTCAACGCGCGCCGAGCAGTTGCAGGCATTTTTCAATCACCCTCAGGTGCAGGCGCTGGCTGCGCAATTGGTAGCGCAGGGTATCGAAGGATTTCACCGCGCACAGTAA
- a CDS encoding MAPEG family protein has protein sequence MTVALWCVLIALFLPILCTSIAKFSSGRFNLRQNHDPRAFLDKLEGLPRRAHAAQLNSFEAFPAFAAAVIIADIVGNAEQVTQDVLAVLYITSRLLYIICYLADWAAVRSLVWFVGVGLIVSFFVVSA, from the coding sequence ATGACCGTAGCTCTTTGGTGTGTACTGATTGCGTTGTTCCTGCCGATTCTGTGTACCAGCATCGCCAAATTCAGCAGTGGGCGATTCAATCTGCGCCAGAACCACGACCCGCGTGCTTTTCTCGACAAGCTCGAAGGCTTGCCGCGGCGCGCCCATGCCGCGCAGTTGAACAGCTTTGAGGCGTTCCCTGCCTTTGCTGCAGCGGTCATCATTGCCGACATTGTCGGCAATGCTGAGCAGGTCACCCAGGATGTGCTGGCTGTGCTGTATATCACCAGTCGCCTGCTTTACATCATCTGCTACCTGGCTGACTGGGCCGCAGTTCGCTCGTTGGTCTGGTTCGTTGGCGTGGGACTGATCGTGTCGTTCTTCGTGGTGTCCGCCTAG
- the metK gene encoding methionine adenosyltransferase codes for MSEYSLFTSESVSEGHPDKIADQISDAVLDAIITQDKYARVACETLVKTGVAIIAGEVTTSAWVDLEDIVRKVIVDIGYNSSDVGFDGATCAVMNIIGKQSVDIAQGVDRSKPEDQGAGDQGLMFGYASNETDVLMPAPICFSHRLVERQAEARKSGLLPWLRPDAKSQVTCRYEGGKVVGIDAVVLSTQHNPEVSQKDLQEAVMELIVKQTLPAELLHKDTQFHINPTGQFIIGGPVGDCGLTGRKIIVDSYGGMARHGGGAFSGKDPSKVDRSAAYAGRYVAKNIVAAGLAERCEIQVSYAIGVAQPTSISLNTFGTGKISDDKIVQLVRECFDLRPYAITTMLDLLHPMYQETAAYGHFGRTPQQKTVGDDTFTTFTWERTDRVDNLRAAAGL; via the coding sequence ATGAGCGAATACTCCCTTTTCACCTCCGAGTCCGTGTCTGAAGGGCATCCGGACAAAATCGCCGACCAGATTTCGGATGCAGTGCTGGACGCCATCATTACCCAGGACAAATACGCACGTGTAGCGTGCGAAACCCTGGTTAAAACGGGTGTTGCGATCATCGCCGGTGAAGTCACCACGTCGGCTTGGGTAGACCTGGAAGATATCGTCCGCAAGGTTATCGTCGACATCGGCTACAACAGCTCCGACGTCGGCTTCGACGGCGCGACCTGCGCGGTCATGAACATCATCGGCAAGCAATCGGTAGACATCGCTCAAGGCGTTGACCGCAGCAAGCCGGAAGACCAGGGCGCTGGCGACCAGGGCCTGATGTTCGGTTATGCCAGCAATGAAACCGACGTGCTGATGCCTGCACCGATCTGCTTCTCCCACCGTCTGGTCGAGCGCCAGGCTGAAGCACGCAAGTCCGGCCTGCTGCCATGGCTGCGCCCGGATGCCAAGTCCCAGGTGACCTGCCGCTATGAAGGCGGCAAAGTCGTCGGCATCGACGCCGTGGTCCTGTCCACCCAGCACAACCCTGAAGTGTCGCAAAAAGACCTGCAGGAAGCGGTCATGGAGCTGATCGTCAAACAGACCCTGCCTGCGGAGTTGTTGCACAAGGACACCCAGTTCCACATCAACCCGACTGGCCAGTTCATCATCGGTGGTCCGGTGGGCGACTGTGGCCTGACCGGCCGCAAGATCATTGTCGACTCCTACGGCGGTATGGCCCGTCACGGCGGCGGCGCTTTCTCCGGCAAGGATCCATCCAAGGTTGACCGTTCTGCCGCCTACGCTGGTCGCTACGTGGCCAAGAACATCGTCGCTGCTGGCCTTGCCGAGCGCTGCGAGATCCAGGTGTCCTACGCTATCGGTGTAGCTCAGCCAACCTCCATTTCGCTGAACACCTTCGGCACCGGCAAGATCTCCGACGACAAGATCGTTCAACTGGTGCGTGAGTGCTTCGACCTGCGTCCGTACGCCATCACCACCATGCTCGACCTGTTGCACCCGATGTATCAGGAAACTGCAGCCTACGGCCATTTCGGCCGTACTCCGCAGCAGAAGACAGTGGGTGACGACACCTTCACGACCTTCACCTGGGAACGTACTGACCGCGTTGACAACCTGCGTGCTGCTGCCGGTCTCTAA
- a CDS encoding murein transglycosylase A — translation MKFSLRHLGLAFSALALLAGCNGGGPEKPKPHALATYVSGTWKDLPQVSDSDLLAGFEAWRSACERLKRDAIWANTCSAAANVPSDSSQVRSFLQSQLDVYSMRSGENSANGLITGYYEPVYPGSLTRTDSAHVPVYGVPDDMIVVALDSVYPELKGKRLRGRLDGRTLKPYDTAEAINQQGVPAPVLAWLTDPMDLQFLQIQGSGRIQLDSGRQLRVGYADQNGHPYRPVGRWLVEQGQLKKEDVTMGSIHAWAQANPTRVPELLASNPSYVFFSGRPDSNEGPRGSLNVPLTAGYSVAIDRKVIPLGSLLWLSTTRPDGAPVVRPVAAQDTGGAITGEVRADLFWGTGAEAGELAGNMKQQGQIWLLWPKGTPLPEVPKAL, via the coding sequence ATGAAATTTTCCCTGCGCCATCTGGGATTGGCGTTCTCGGCACTGGCGCTGCTCGCCGGTTGCAACGGCGGCGGTCCGGAGAAACCCAAACCGCACGCGCTTGCCACTTACGTCAGCGGCACTTGGAAAGACCTGCCACAAGTAAGCGACAGCGATCTGCTGGCGGGCTTCGAAGCCTGGCGCAGTGCCTGCGAGCGCCTCAAGCGCGACGCCATCTGGGCCAACACCTGTAGTGCCGCAGCAAACGTACCGAGCGACAGCAGCCAGGTCCGCAGCTTTCTCCAATCGCAGTTGGATGTCTACAGCATGCGCTCAGGTGAAAACAGTGCCAACGGCCTGATCACCGGTTACTACGAGCCGGTCTACCCCGGCAGCCTGACTCGGACCGACAGCGCACACGTGCCCGTTTACGGCGTGCCGGACGACATGATCGTGGTGGCGCTGGACAGCGTCTACCCGGAACTCAAGGGCAAGCGCCTGCGTGGCCGCCTGGATGGCCGGACACTCAAGCCCTATGACACTGCCGAAGCTATCAATCAACAAGGTGTGCCTGCGCCGGTCCTGGCCTGGCTGACCGACCCCATGGACTTGCAGTTCCTGCAGATCCAGGGCTCCGGGCGGATCCAGCTCGACAGCGGTCGACAGTTGCGGGTCGGTTACGCCGACCAGAACGGCCACCCCTATCGTCCGGTGGGCCGCTGGCTGGTCGAGCAGGGTCAGCTGAAAAAAGAAGACGTGACCATGGGCAGCATTCACGCCTGGGCACAGGCTAACCCGACGCGTGTGCCGGAACTGCTGGCGAGCAACCCCAGCTACGTATTCTTCAGTGGCCGCCCAGACAGCAATGAAGGTCCGCGAGGCTCGCTGAACGTGCCGCTGACTGCAGGTTACAGCGTGGCGATTGACCGCAAGGTCATTCCTTTGGGCAGCTTGCTGTGGCTATCGACCACCCGCCCCGACGGTGCCCCAGTGGTTCGACCGGTTGCCGCCCAGGATACCGGTGGCGCGATCACCGGCGAAGTACGCGCCGACCTGTTCTGGGGCACAGGCGCCGAAGCAGGCGAGCTTGCTGGCAACATGAAGCAGCAGGGACAGATCTGGCTGCTTTGGCCCAAAGGCACACCCTTGCCAGAGGTGCCAAAGGCTCTCTAG
- a CDS encoding DUF1090 domain-containing protein yields MKFFSNLVLLTAIGFGATSLQAAESTEALTGCAAKKADIQQQIDKAVNPYQKAGLEKALSEVNEHCTDSSLRKEREQKVLDARHEVTQRTKDLDKAMKKGDAEKINKRKDKLAESKKELQEALDQLEK; encoded by the coding sequence ATGAAATTTTTTTCCAACCTCGTCCTGTTGACCGCTATTGGCTTCGGCGCAACTTCGCTGCAGGCCGCCGAGTCAACTGAAGCACTGACTGGTTGCGCGGCTAAAAAGGCCGATATCCAACAACAAATTGATAAAGCCGTTAACCCTTATCAAAAAGCCGGCCTTGAAAAAGCCCTGAGTGAGGTTAACGAGCATTGCACTGATAGCAGCCTACGCAAAGAACGCGAACAGAAAGTCCTCGACGCCCGCCACGAAGTGACGCAGCGCACCAAGGACCTGGACAAGGCCATGAAAAAGGGTGACGCCGAGAAGATCAACAAGCGCAAGGACAAGCTCGCCGAGTCCAAGAAAGAACTGCAAGAAGCGCTGGATCAACTCGAGAAGTAG
- a CDS encoding cytochrome c gives MMLKRLSVVLLACLTLTACGGVDPNSPLGQRKTIFKQMLKTSEDLGGMLRGRLAFDGQKFADGAVKLDNLSREPWKHFPQVREDDETSARAEVWEKQARFQDLARQLETATGELVAVTRTQPLKAADLAAPTDKVEAACKACHTEFRNH, from the coding sequence ATGATGCTCAAGCGACTCTCTGTTGTATTGCTGGCCTGCCTGACTCTGACCGCCTGCGGCGGTGTTGATCCCAACTCGCCATTGGGCCAGCGCAAGACCATTTTCAAACAGATGCTCAAGACCAGTGAAGACCTGGGCGGCATGTTGCGAGGACGACTGGCCTTTGACGGGCAGAAGTTCGCCGATGGTGCGGTCAAGCTTGATAACTTGTCCCGTGAACCGTGGAAGCATTTTCCGCAGGTTCGCGAAGACGATGAAACCAGCGCTCGAGCAGAGGTCTGGGAAAAACAGGCGCGTTTCCAGGACTTGGCCCGTCAGTTGGAAACAGCTACCGGTGAACTGGTTGCCGTCACCCGAACCCAGCCACTGAAGGCTGCCGACCTGGCGGCGCCGACCGACAAGGTTGAGGCAGCGTGCAAAGCCTGTCACACCGAATTTCGTAACCATTGA
- a CDS encoding sodium:proton antiporter, translating into MLELVAAFICLTTLLTYLNYRFIGLPPTIGVMVTALFFSLLLQGLSVIGYPGLEDRVQGLMSQIDFNDLLMHWMLSFLLFAGALHVNLADLRSYRWPIGLLATVGVLIATVVIGYLAHWIFALFGWHVSLLYCLLFGALISPTDPIAVLGALRTANASKPLKTTIVGESLFNDGTAVVVFTVLLGIAQLGETPTVTDTAILFAREAIGGALFGGLVGYITYRMIKSIEQYQVEVMLTLALVIGGSAMAYELHVSAPIAMVVAGLIIGNLGRNLAMNDMTRRYLDGFWELIDDMLNALLFALIGLELLLLPFSWMHLAAAGVLAVAILLSRLLTVAPAIVLLRRWRSVPRGTVRVLTWGGLRGGVSVALALSLPPGTERDLLLSITYIVVLSSILLQGLTIGRVVRGVTEQP; encoded by the coding sequence ATGCTTGAGCTTGTCGCTGCGTTTATCTGTTTGACCACCCTGCTTACTTACCTCAACTACCGCTTCATTGGCCTGCCACCGACCATCGGCGTCATGGTCACTGCACTGTTCTTCTCCCTATTGCTGCAAGGCTTGAGCGTCATTGGCTACCCGGGACTGGAAGATCGCGTACAGGGCCTGATGAGCCAGATCGACTTCAACGATTTGCTGATGCACTGGATGTTGTCGTTTCTGCTGTTTGCCGGAGCCCTGCACGTAAACCTCGCCGACCTGCGCAGCTATCGCTGGCCAATTGGCCTGCTGGCGACCGTTGGGGTACTGATCGCGACCGTGGTTATCGGTTACCTGGCCCATTGGATCTTCGCCCTGTTCGGCTGGCACGTGAGCCTGCTCTACTGCTTGCTGTTCGGCGCGCTGATTTCGCCTACCGACCCGATTGCCGTGCTCGGTGCCCTGCGTACCGCTAACGCGTCCAAACCGCTGAAAACCACCATCGTTGGCGAGTCGCTGTTCAACGACGGTACCGCAGTCGTGGTGTTCACCGTGCTGCTGGGAATCGCGCAACTGGGTGAGACGCCGACGGTAACCGACACCGCGATCCTCTTTGCTCGCGAAGCAATCGGCGGGGCACTGTTTGGTGGCCTGGTCGGCTATATCACCTACCGCATGATCAAAAGCATCGAGCAGTACCAGGTTGAAGTCATGCTCACCCTGGCGTTGGTCATCGGCGGTTCGGCGATGGCCTATGAGCTGCATGTTTCAGCTCCGATCGCGATGGTGGTGGCGGGTTTGATCATCGGCAACCTGGGCCGCAACCTGGCGATGAACGACATGACCCGACGCTACCTGGACGGTTTCTGGGAACTGATCGACGACATGCTCAATGCCCTGTTGTTCGCCTTGATTGGCCTGGAACTGTTGCTGCTACCGTTCTCGTGGATGCACCTGGCAGCGGCCGGGGTTCTGGCCGTGGCCATCCTTCTGTCGCGCTTGCTGACAGTGGCACCTGCGATAGTCTTGCTGCGGCGCTGGCGCAGCGTGCCACGCGGCACCGTCCGGGTCCTGACCTGGGGTGGTTTGCGCGGTGGTGTATCGGTAGCCCTGGCCCTGTCGCTGCCGCCAGGCACCGAACGTGACTTGCTGCTGAGCATCACCTACATCGTGGTGCTGTCGTCGATCCTGCTACAGGGCTTGACGATTGGTCGCGTGGTGCGCGGGGTTACCGAGCAGCCTTGA
- the ahcY gene encoding adenosylhomocysteinase, with translation MSAVITPAGFTDFKVADISLAAWGRRETIIAESEMPALMGLRRKYLEEQPLKGAKILGCIHMTIQTAVLIETLVALGAEVRWSSCNIFSTQDQAAASIAAAGIPVFAWKGETEEEYEWCLEQTILKDGAPWDANMILDDGGDLTELLHKKYPAVLERVHGVTEETTTGVHRLLDMLAKGELKIPAINVNDSVTKSKNDNKYGCRHSLNDAIKRGTDHLLSGKQALVIGYGDVGKGSAQSLRQEGMIVKVTEVDPICAMQACMDGFELVSPFIDGINNGTEASIDKALLGKIDLIVTTTGNVNVCDANMLKALKKRAVVCNIGHFDNEIDTAFMRKNWAWEEVKPQVHKIHRTGAGDFDPQNDDYLILLAEGRLVNLGNATGHPSRIMDGSFANQVLAQIFLFGQKYADLSPAQKAERLTVEVLPKKLDEEVALEMVRGFGGVVTQLTPQQAEYIGVTVEGPFKPNAYRY, from the coding sequence ATGAGCGCTGTAATTACGCCTGCCGGTTTTACCGATTTCAAAGTCGCTGACATCTCCCTGGCTGCCTGGGGCCGTCGCGAAACCATCATCGCCGAATCGGAAATGCCTGCACTGATGGGCCTGCGCCGCAAGTACCTTGAAGAGCAACCGCTCAAAGGTGCCAAGATCCTCGGCTGCATCCACATGACCATTCAGACTGCCGTGCTGATCGAAACCCTGGTTGCCCTGGGTGCCGAAGTACGCTGGTCGTCCTGCAACATTTTCTCCACCCAGGACCAGGCCGCTGCCTCTATCGCCGCTGCCGGCATTCCTGTGTTCGCCTGGAAAGGCGAGACCGAAGAAGAGTACGAGTGGTGCCTGGAGCAAACCATCCTCAAGGACGGCGCCCCATGGGACGCCAACATGATCCTCGACGACGGTGGTGACCTCACCGAACTGCTGCACAAGAAATACCCAGCGGTGCTCGAGCGCGTTCACGGCGTCACCGAAGAAACCACCACTGGCGTACATCGCCTGCTGGACATGCTGGCCAAGGGCGAGCTGAAAATCCCGGCCATCAACGTCAACGACTCGGTCACCAAGAGCAAGAACGACAACAAGTACGGCTGCCGTCACAGCCTCAACGACGCCATCAAGCGCGGTACCGACCACCTGCTGTCGGGCAAGCAAGCCCTGGTAATCGGCTACGGTGACGTGGGTAAGGGCTCGGCGCAGTCGCTGCGTCAGGAAGGCATGATCGTCAAGGTCACCGAAGTCGACCCGATCTGCGCCATGCAAGCCTGCATGGACGGTTTCGAGCTGGTCTCGCCATTCATCGACGGTATTAACAACGGTACTGAAGCAAGCATCGACAAAGCGCTGCTGGGCAAGATCGACCTGATCGTGACCACCACCGGTAACGTCAATGTTTGCGATGCAAACATGCTCAAGGCCCTGAAAAAGCGTGCCGTGGTGTGCAACATCGGCCACTTCGACAACGAGATCGACACCGCTTTCATGCGCAAGAACTGGGCATGGGAAGAGGTCAAGCCTCAGGTCCACAAGATCCACCGTACCGGCGCTGGCGATTTCGACCCGCAAAACGATGACTACCTGATCCTGCTGGCTGAAGGCCGCCTGGTAAACCTGGGTAACGCCACCGGCCACCCAAGCCGCATCATGGATGGCTCGTTCGCCAACCAGGTACTGGCGCAGATCTTCCTGTTCGGCCAGAAGTACGCTGACCTGTCGCCAGCTCAGAAAGCCGAGCGCCTCACGGTTGAAGTACTGCCGAAGAAGCTGGATGAAGAAGTGGCCCTGGAAATGGTCCGCGGCTTCGGCGGCGTAGTGACCCAACTGACCCCTCAGCAAGCCGAATACATCGGCGTGACTGTCGAAGGTCCGTTCAAGCCAAACGCCTATCGCTACTAA
- a CDS encoding EamA family transporter produces MLATSLVLVAALLHATWNTLIKFSGERLLVIASMDAVALVFALVMVAFVQYPPAEVWPWLLASALFEQFYRFLLIQAYRAGDLGLVYPLMRGLSPLVVLALTLTFAGETLSNQQIIGIMLIPCGMACLLWQGGGGERLPWSMLPVVALIGLCIGCYTWFDGQAIRLWSQPLDYLVWLTLLSAWPFPLLASVARRAPFILFWRLQWRLGLAVGLCVLLSYALVLWAMQLGSVAEAAALREVSVILVVLFGMRYLKEPFGGPRLLACALVLIGMLIMKF; encoded by the coding sequence GTGTTAGCCACTTCTCTGGTTCTGGTTGCCGCACTGCTGCATGCAACCTGGAACACCTTGATCAAATTCAGCGGCGAGCGCTTGCTGGTCATCGCCAGCATGGATGCCGTGGCATTGGTGTTTGCACTGGTGATGGTCGCTTTCGTGCAGTACCCGCCTGCCGAAGTCTGGCCATGGCTGCTGGCTTCTGCCCTGTTCGAGCAGTTCTATCGTTTCTTGTTGATTCAGGCGTATCGGGCGGGGGACCTGGGGCTGGTCTATCCGCTGATGCGTGGCCTATCACCGTTGGTGGTATTGGCGCTGACACTGACGTTCGCTGGCGAAACGTTAAGCAATCAGCAGATCATTGGCATCATGCTGATTCCGTGTGGCATGGCTTGCCTGCTGTGGCAGGGCGGTGGCGGTGAGCGCTTGCCCTGGTCGATGTTGCCTGTGGTGGCGTTGATCGGCTTGTGCATTGGCTGCTACACCTGGTTCGACGGCCAGGCGATCCGCCTCTGGTCGCAGCCGTTGGACTATCTTGTCTGGTTGACACTGCTCAGTGCCTGGCCCTTTCCGTTGTTGGCCAGCGTCGCTCGGCGCGCGCCTTTCATTCTGTTCTGGCGCTTGCAGTGGCGGTTGGGCCTGGCGGTGGGGTTGTGCGTGCTGTTGAGCTACGCCCTGGTGCTCTGGGCAATGCAGTTGGGTTCGGTGGCCGAGGCGGCGGCATTGCGTGAGGTCAGCGTAATACTGGTGGTGCTGTTTGGAATGCGCTATCTCAAAGAACCTTTCGGCGGCCCCAGGCTCTTAGCTTGTGCTTTGGTATTGATCGGCATGCTGATCATGAAATTCTGA
- a CDS encoding acyl-CoA thioesterase: MNFHTRKWVKPEDLNPNGTLFGGSLLRWIDEEAAIYAIVQLGNQRVVTKYISEINFVSASRQGDIIELGITATEFGRTSITLKCEVRNKITRKSILTVDKMVFVNLGEDGLPAAHGRTEIKYVQDQFPDTAVE; encoded by the coding sequence ATGAATTTTCACACCCGCAAATGGGTCAAGCCCGAAGACCTCAACCCTAACGGCACCTTGTTCGGCGGCAGCTTGCTGCGCTGGATCGATGAGGAAGCGGCGATCTACGCGATCGTGCAATTGGGCAACCAGCGTGTGGTGACCAAGTACATTTCGGAAATCAACTTCGTCAGCGCTTCGCGCCAGGGCGACATCATTGAGCTGGGTATCACGGCAACCGAGTTTGGCCGTACCTCAATCACCCTCAAGTGCGAAGTGCGTAACAAGATCACCCGCAAGAGCATCCTGACGGTGGACAAGATGGTCTTCGTCAACCTTGGTGAAGATGGACTCCCGGCAGCTCATGGACGGACCGAGATCAAGTACGTCCAGGATCAGTTCCCGGACACCGCTGTGGAGTAA